The Chryseobacterium suipulveris genome window below encodes:
- a CDS encoding START-like domain-containing protein, with protein sequence MTKTKVHYEFPMHCQSEILYEYMASAEGLSEWFADEVVEKGDDFFFSWNSGPAEKATLIRYKPESFVRFRWEEDEGTKNFFEMTIVIDEITEDLSLNVTDFCDPGDETENQLYWENLIENLQIKLGAA encoded by the coding sequence ATGACGAAAACGAAAGTACATTACGAATTCCCAATGCACTGCCAATCAGAGATTTTGTACGAATACATGGCGAGTGCGGAAGGACTTTCTGAATGGTTTGCGGACGAGGTTGTGGAGAAAGGCGACGATTTCTTTTTTAGCTGGAACAGCGGACCTGCCGAAAAGGCGACCCTGATCAGATATAAACCCGAGAGTTTTGTGCGTTTCCGATGGGAGGAAGACGAGGGAACGAAGAATTTTTTTGAGATGACGATCGTGATCGACGAGATTACCGAAGATCTGTCGCTGAACGTGACCGATTTCTGCGATCCGGGCGACGAAACTGAAAACCAGCTTTACTGGGAGAACCTGATTGAGAATCTGCAGATTAAGCTCGGTGCGGCATAA
- the panD gene encoding aspartate 1-decarboxylase, whose product MLIEVFKSKIHRVRVTESDLNYIGSITIDEDLLEASGIMVGERVYIVNVNNGERFDTYAIKGKRKSGEICLNGPAARRVQKGDIIIIISYAQITPEEAKTFQPKIIFPDEKTNLLT is encoded by the coding sequence ATGTTAATTGAAGTGTTCAAGTCGAAGATTCACCGCGTTCGTGTAACCGAATCCGACCTTAATTATATTGGGAGCATCACCATCGACGAAGACCTTTTGGAAGCTTCAGGAATCATGGTTGGGGAAAGGGTTTATATCGTGAACGTCAACAATGGCGAAAGATTCGATACCTATGCAATCAAGGGAAAAAGAAAATCGGGCGAAATCTGCTTGAACGGACCTGCTGCAAGACGCGTGCAGAAAGGCGACATCATCATCATCATCTCGTATGCGCAGATAACGCCTGAAGAAGCGAAAACTTTCCAGCCCAAAATTATTTTCCCCGACGAGAAAACCAATCTCCTGACTTAA
- a CDS encoding OstA-like protein produces MSFTKALSFIFIFIGISNFSQITTQPKDVLVKDPYFNTPQNAQQGEKVRLIHSDFFQKTPDKYNGNPFFSGNVQFEHQGSLLSADEVIFYESQNFVKAIGNVKLQNADGSVITSGEMEYDGNTQKGIARKNVVLTDPHQTIKTETMYYDRVSNKAYFNTGGTISDANNTMYTKSATYDLNTRMIDFTGNVKINNPDYTVEGTNIKQNQITNTADFFGPTTITNKKNPANLVYTERGSYNMNSKEVYLKKNSRIHYNGKVLTGDDMYFNQITGFGKAKGNVTLRDPKEQRYMKGGYGEIYEKKDSAMMTEKPYAVKILEKDSMYFSAQRLLAYQKIDEKNPQKKKSFLRAYRKARMFKSNIQVRADSLSFNETDGIMHLFGKPIAWSGEKQVTGDKIEAYFDTEKEFIDSLKVVGNAFAISKADSLNLKDEFNQVKGRLMTVYYDQNEIKLAKVIGNAQAITYADDQNEKTKETERIGVALSTCGTIEAEFEDRKVQIISCNIGARTDIYPMSMISREKRFFPDFNWNTKDRLRKWQDIFLDTPDYEEVKYESDDKLYDAAQKAIDDAKAKEEAKKPKRVRK; encoded by the coding sequence TTGAGTTTCACTAAAGCGTTAAGTTTTATATTCATTTTTATTGGAATTAGTAACTTTTCACAGATTACCACGCAGCCGAAAGATGTTTTGGTAAAGGATCCCTATTTCAACACACCGCAAAATGCGCAACAGGGTGAAAAAGTACGGCTTATCCACTCCGATTTTTTTCAGAAAACTCCCGACAAATACAACGGGAATCCGTTTTTCTCGGGAAATGTGCAGTTTGAGCATCAAGGTTCGTTGCTTTCTGCCGATGAGGTCATTTTTTATGAATCCCAGAATTTCGTGAAAGCTATTGGAAACGTGAAGCTCCAAAATGCCGACGGTTCCGTGATCACTTCTGGCGAAATGGAATACGACGGAAATACACAGAAAGGAATCGCCCGAAAAAATGTGGTGCTTACCGATCCCCATCAAACCATCAAAACGGAAACAATGTATTACGACAGGGTTTCCAACAAGGCGTACTTCAATACAGGCGGAACAATTTCTGACGCCAACAATACGATGTACACCAAATCGGCAACCTATGATTTGAATACCCGAATGATCGACTTCACCGGAAATGTGAAAATCAATAATCCTGATTACACGGTGGAAGGAACCAATATCAAACAAAACCAAATCACCAATACTGCAGATTTTTTTGGACCGACGACCATTACCAATAAAAAGAATCCAGCCAATTTAGTCTATACCGAACGTGGTTCCTACAATATGAATTCCAAGGAAGTGTATCTGAAGAAAAACTCCAGAATCCACTACAACGGCAAGGTTCTTACCGGCGACGACATGTATTTCAACCAGATCACAGGATTTGGGAAAGCCAAAGGAAACGTGACTTTGCGTGATCCAAAAGAACAGCGTTACATGAAAGGTGGTTACGGCGAAATCTATGAAAAGAAAGATTCTGCGATGATGACCGAAAAACCTTATGCAGTAAAGATTCTCGAAAAAGATTCGATGTATTTTTCAGCGCAGCGACTTTTGGCCTATCAAAAAATTGACGAGAAAAATCCCCAGAAGAAAAAGAGTTTCCTACGCGCGTACAGAAAAGCCAGAATGTTCAAATCCAATATCCAGGTTCGTGCGGACTCTTTGAGTTTCAATGAAACCGACGGAATTATGCACCTCTTCGGGAAACCAATCGCGTGGAGTGGTGAGAAACAGGTGACAGGAGATAAGATTGAGGCCTACTTCGACACCGAAAAGGAATTCATCGATTCGCTGAAAGTGGTGGGAAATGCTTTTGCCATCAGTAAAGCAGATTCACTGAACTTGAAGGACGAATTCAATCAGGTCAAAGGTCGGTTAATGACCGTTTATTACGACCAGAACGAGATTAAACTTGCCAAAGTCATCGGAAACGCACAGGCAATCACTTATGCGGATGACCAGAACGAAAAGACCAAGGAAACCGAAAGAATCGGAGTTGCACTCTCCACCTGCGGAACAATCGAAGCCGAGTTTGAAGACCGAAAGGTTCAGATTATTTCGTGCAACATCGGTGCAAGAACCGACATCTATCCGATGAGTATGATTTCCCGTGAAAAAAGATTCTTCCCCGATTTCAATTGGAACACCAAAGACCGCCTACGAAAATGGCAGGACATCTTCCTCGACACACCAGATTACGAAGAAGTGAAATACGAATCCGACGATAAATTATACGATGCCGCCCAAAAAGCCATCGACGATGCCAAAGCTAAAGAGGAAGCCAAGAAGCCGAAACGGGTGCGGAAGTAA
- a CDS encoding VF530 family protein, with amino-acid sequence MLNSKDPLHGKRLDAILEELVEYYNGFEDLGKQINIRCFTDNPSISSSLKFLRKTPWARAKVESLYLYVLRQKKKSSNNS; translated from the coding sequence ATGCTAAATTCAAAAGACCCTCTACACGGCAAAAGATTAGATGCTATTTTGGAAGAATTAGTTGAGTATTACAATGGTTTCGAAGATTTGGGCAAACAAATCAACATCAGATGTTTTACTGACAATCCCAGTATCAGTTCTTCTTTGAAGTTTCTACGAAAAACACCGTGGGCGCGAGCAAAAGTCGAAAGTCTCTACCTTTACGTGTTGCGTCAGAAAAAGAAAAGTTCCAACAATTCATAA
- a CDS encoding YqgE/AlgH family protein encodes MNYSYKGKILISTPDISGDIFSRSVVLVIDHNENGAFGLILNKKNDRMSSRLLEIFGFKVDVYEGGPVENDKIFFICKSDKVTDNYSEITDDFYLTEDIENVVSAIIEQRISVNGIKVFSGYSGWAAQQLEGEIHRKMWTVVDVYNLDHTTPNDHGLWKNIMQNLGGEFLLWANAPQDVTMN; translated from the coding sequence ATGAATTATTCTTACAAAGGTAAAATATTAATTTCCACCCCCGATATTTCAGGCGACATATTTTCGCGCTCCGTCGTATTGGTAATCGACCATAATGAAAATGGAGCGTTTGGACTGATCCTCAACAAAAAGAACGACAGGATGAGTTCACGGCTTTTGGAGATTTTCGGGTTTAAAGTAGATGTTTACGAAGGCGGCCCCGTTGAAAACGACAAGATCTTCTTTATCTGCAAATCCGATAAAGTCACCGATAACTATTCTGAAATCACTGATGATTTCTATTTAACGGAAGATATTGAAAATGTGGTTTCTGCTATTATCGAACAAAGAATTTCGGTGAACGGCATCAAAGTTTTTTCTGGTTATTCAGGTTGGGCTGCACAACAGCTCGAAGGCGAAATCCACCGAAAAATGTGGACCGTGGTCGATGTTTACAATTTAGATCACACCACGCCGAACGATCACGGATTGTGGAAAAACATTATGCAAAACCTCGGCGGCGAGTTTCTTTTATGGGCAAACGCTCCGCAGGATGTGACGATGAATTAA
- a CDS encoding aspartate aminotransferase family protein gives MKDHFFKYQAQTTQFAAGFEVAKAEGSYIYGTDGKAYLDFVAGVSANTLGHSHPKIVDAIKTQAEKYLHVMVYGEYAQEMPVKLCKLLADATPQPLEVTYLVNSGAEAIDGSLKLAKRFTGREEIISFQNSYHGNTHGALSVSGNEYHKREFRPLLPMVNFIEFNEEKDLEKITEKTACVILETIQGAAGFLVPESDYLKKLKKRCEEVGALLILDEIQPGFGRTGKLFAFEHYGIVPDILVMGKGMGGGVPVGAFMSSREIMETLSHSPKLGHITTFGGNPLIAAASYTTLKEVLESGLMEEVDQKEKLFRELLVHPKIKNINGRGLMLAVNLGSPEYTLDVAKRCMEKGLIVFWQLYRNEYLRISPPLTISEEEIRKGCEIILECLEER, from the coding sequence ATGAAAGATCATTTTTTCAAATACCAAGCTCAAACCACCCAATTCGCCGCAGGTTTCGAAGTGGCAAAAGCGGAGGGAAGCTATATCTACGGAACCGATGGGAAAGCGTATCTCGATTTCGTGGCGGGAGTTTCGGCAAATACTTTGGGGCATTCGCATCCGAAGATTGTTGACGCCATCAAAACTCAGGCAGAGAAATATTTGCACGTTATGGTTTACGGAGAATATGCCCAGGAAATGCCCGTGAAACTCTGCAAACTTTTGGCAGATGCGACTCCGCAACCTTTGGAGGTGACTTATTTAGTCAATTCTGGCGCGGAAGCGATCGACGGTTCGTTGAAGCTGGCAAAAAGATTTACGGGAAGGGAGGAAATCATTTCCTTTCAGAATTCCTATCACGGAAATACACACGGAGCTTTGTCGGTTTCGGGGAATGAGTATCATAAACGTGAGTTTCGTCCGCTGTTGCCGATGGTTAATTTCATTGAGTTTAATGAAGAAAAAGACTTAGAAAAAATTACAGAAAAAACAGCTTGCGTTATTTTGGAAACGATTCAGGGAGCGGCAGGATTTCTGGTCCCTGAAAGCGATTACCTTAAAAAACTGAAAAAGAGATGTGAGGAAGTTGGTGCATTATTGATTCTTGACGAAATTCAACCAGGATTCGGCAGAACGGGAAAACTTTTCGCATTCGAGCATTATGGGATAGTTCCCGATATTTTGGTGATGGGTAAAGGAATGGGAGGCGGAGTTCCTGTCGGTGCCTTTATGAGTTCCCGTGAAATAATGGAGACGCTTTCTCACTCGCCGAAGTTGGGACATATCACGACTTTCGGTGGGAATCCTCTGATTGCCGCTGCAAGTTACACCACGCTCAAAGAAGTTTTGGAAAGTGGTTTGATGGAAGAAGTTGACCAAAAAGAAAAACTCTTCCGCGAACTTTTGGTTCACCCAAAAATTAAAAATATCAACGGTAGAGGTTTGATGCTCGCTGTAAATCTCGGTTCACCCGAATACACCCTGGATGTTGCGAAACGCTGCATGGAAAAGGGATTGATCGTTTTCTGGCAACTCTACAGAAATGAATATCTAAGGATTTCGCCACCGCTGACAATTTCGGAAGAGGAGATCAGAAAGGGTTGTGAAATTATTCTGGAGTGTTTGGAGGAGCGGTAA
- a CDS encoding Fur family transcriptional regulator yields the protein MDPKQKELNLTTIKEVLRQYLQDKGFRNTPERYTILEEIYNMEHHFNVDDLYLLMMQKKYHVSKATIYNTIEIFLDAGLIRKHQFGEKTLTSSSYEKSYFDKQHDHLVIYKKDSDKEIQEIIEFCDPRIQGIKEAIEEAFGVNIDSHSLYFYGTKKD from the coding sequence ATGGATCCGAAACAGAAAGAGCTCAACCTCACCACGATAAAAGAAGTTTTAAGGCAATACCTTCAGGACAAAGGTTTCAGGAATACTCCCGAAAGATACACGATCCTGGAAGAAATCTACAATATGGAGCATCATTTCAATGTAGATGACCTGTACCTGCTGATGATGCAGAAGAAATACCACGTTTCGAAGGCGACGATTTATAACACGATCGAAATCTTCCTGGATGCAGGACTGATCAGGAAGCACCAGTTCGGCGAGAAGACGTTAACTTCTTCGTCCTACGAAAAATCCTACTTCGACAAGCAGCACGACCACCTCGTGATCTATAAAAAAGATTCCGACAAAGAAATCCAGGAAATCATCGAATTCTGCGATCCCCGAATCCAGGGAATCAAGGAGGCGATTGAGGAAGCTTTTGGCGTAAATATTGATTCCCACTCACTTTACTTCTACGGAACCAAAAAAGATTAA
- a CDS encoding lysylphosphatidylglycerol synthase transmembrane domain-containing protein, producing MEESKKSSPLKTFLTIAVSLAIAIFFMWLAVRGLEFKKIAGYFAKANYFWVFAAAVFGILAYWFRAVRWNLLLEPLGYKISNSNSFWTISFGYLMNLTIPRSGELARSTALFGVEKVPVEKSFGTIILERVVDLVCMGGFLGLTLIFKYDAILAFYKYVTQEKGNSAEPETGNLLYIIIGIALVVGILMFILRKNLEKFALYRKVVDFGKGIFHGLTSIFKLKQKFKFIWLSVAIWICYYLAAYLVCFSLPETSNFTIADGFFIIVVGTLGMMVPASGGIGAFHFALKLGIMALFLSMGKNPEEGGEFGLSYAFISHTMQLVIMIVMGVISIPVLAKARNVK from the coding sequence TTGGAAGAAAGCAAAAAATCAAGTCCACTTAAAACGTTTCTCACCATCGCAGTTTCTCTGGCTATTGCGATTTTTTTTATGTGGTTGGCTGTGCGCGGTTTGGAGTTTAAAAAGATTGCGGGATATTTCGCGAAAGCCAATTATTTCTGGGTGTTCGCTGCTGCGGTTTTCGGGATTTTGGCGTACTGGTTTCGTGCCGTTCGGTGGAATCTGCTTTTGGAACCACTCGGTTATAAAATCTCTAATTCCAACTCGTTTTGGACGATTTCTTTCGGTTATTTAATGAACCTCACCATTCCCAGAAGCGGTGAACTGGCGCGTTCGACCGCACTTTTCGGAGTGGAGAAAGTTCCCGTGGAAAAATCATTCGGCACCATCATTCTCGAAAGAGTGGTGGATTTGGTTTGCATGGGCGGTTTTTTGGGACTGACTTTGATTTTTAAATACGACGCGATTCTCGCTTTCTACAAATATGTAACCCAGGAAAAAGGAAATTCGGCTGAACCCGAAACGGGAAATTTGTTGTACATCATTATCGGAATCGCTTTGGTTGTGGGAATTTTGATGTTTATCTTAAGGAAGAATTTAGAAAAATTTGCTCTCTACAGAAAAGTGGTCGATTTCGGGAAAGGAATTTTCCACGGGTTGACTTCCATCTTTAAATTAAAGCAGAAATTTAAGTTTATATGGCTTTCTGTCGCGATTTGGATCTGCTATTATCTTGCGGCATATCTCGTTTGTTTCTCACTTCCTGAAACTTCCAATTTTACGATTGCTGACGGTTTCTTCATCATCGTTGTCGGAACTTTGGGAATGATGGTTCCCGCTTCCGGCGGAATCGGTGCGTTCCACTTTGCCTTGAAACTGGGAATTATGGCGCTCTTTCTCTCGATGGGGAAAAATCCGGAGGAAGGCGGCGAATTTGGACTTTCTTACGCTTTCATTTCACACACGATGCAGTTGGTCATTATGATCGTGATGGGCGTGATCTCGATTCCTGTTTTGGCGAAGGCAAGAAATGTTAAATAA
- a CDS encoding HU family DNA-binding protein translates to MNKSELIDAIAKDANITKVAAKAALESFISNVTSTLKKKDGKVSLVGFGTFSVAERAARQGINPATKKPIKIAAKKVAKFKAGADLAGAVMGGKKK, encoded by the coding sequence ATGAACAAGTCTGAATTAATCGACGCGATCGCAAAGGATGCGAACATCACAAAAGTTGCGGCTAAGGCTGCTCTTGAATCTTTCATCTCTAACGTAACTTCTACGTTGAAGAAAAAAGACGGAAAAGTTTCTTTGGTAGGTTTCGGTACTTTCTCTGTAGCTGAAAGAGCTGCAAGACAAGGAATTAACCCTGCAACTAAAAAACCGATTAAAATTGCTGCTAAGAAAGTTGCCAAGTTCAAAGCTGGTGCTGATTTAGCTGGAGCAGTTATGGGAGGAAAGAAAAAATAA
- the pdxH gene encoding pyridoxamine 5'-phosphate oxidase: MENLHDNRKVYEKSQLLENQIKENPMEQFRDWFLDAKEHPMISEANAMAVSTLEEDGCPRTRMVLLKAYDWNGFIFYTNYESRKGKAIENTHKACLHFFWPALERQIIIKAELERVPVNISDGYFQSRPVGSQLGAVVSPQSQVIPNREFLEEKLKDLEKQFEGKEIPRPENWGGFLATPYEIEFWQGRPNRLHDRIIYELQSDFDWKISRLAP, encoded by the coding sequence ATGGAAAACCTGCACGACAACAGAAAAGTTTACGAAAAGTCCCAACTTCTTGAAAATCAAATCAAAGAAAACCCGATGGAGCAGTTTCGTGACTGGTTTCTCGACGCGAAGGAACACCCGATGATTTCCGAAGCCAATGCGATGGCGGTTTCTACTTTGGAAGAAGATGGTTGTCCGCGAACACGGATGGTTTTGCTGAAAGCTTACGACTGGAACGGTTTCATCTTCTACACCAACTACGAAAGTCGAAAAGGAAAAGCCATCGAAAATACGCATAAAGCTTGCCTGCATTTCTTCTGGCCCGCTTTGGAAAGACAGATCATCATCAAAGCCGAACTGGAGAGAGTTCCCGTAAACATCAGCGACGGTTATTTTCAGTCGAGACCGGTTGGAAGCCAACTCGGCGCGGTTGTTTCTCCGCAAAGTCAGGTGATCCCAAACAGAGAATTTCTTGAAGAAAAACTCAAAGATTTAGAAAAACAGTTCGAAGGCAAAGAGATTCCGCGACCCGAAAACTGGGGTGGTTTTCTCGCCACACCTTATGAAATCGAATTTTGGCAGGGAAGACCAAACCGCCTCCACGACAGAATTATTTACGAACTTCAATCAGATTTCGATTGGAAAATTTCTCGACTTGCACCGTGA
- a CDS encoding M3 family metallopeptidase, which produces MNNPLLQKFNTPYHTAPFNEIKEEHYLPAFQELIKISEKEIDEIVNNPEEPTFSNVIEALAFSGEKLDVVSNIFFNLNSAETNDEIQKIAQEVSPMLTEFSAKISQNEKLFAKIKKVYDEWNSPPLEGWSSQRRDRGGSKELTEEQQMLLNETYKGFVRSGALLNEADKERFKEISIELSKKSLQFGQNVLAETNNYFKHITDEKELAGIPEPILQQYREEAKERMLDGFVVTLQYPSYIPLMTYAENRELRKELALANGKKGFQNNEFDNQNLIKEIIKLKQEKAQLLGYHSFADFVLEERMAKSPVKVNEFLNELLVKAKPYAEKEISELRQLAKTDGIEQMESYDHAFYAEKLRKQKFDLNDEELKPYFELEKVQEAVFSLAKKLFGLDFVEVSNIPKYHAEVKTYEIFEEPSKKSQEPSENPAIGNQQLAEPKAESRLLKAILYVDYHPRKGKRAGAWMTSFKNQFKKDGENSRPHISVVCNFSKPTADTPSLLTFQEVTTLFHEFGHALHGILADTVYPNLSGTSVKWDFVELPSQFLENYCYEPEFLKTFAKHCQTGEVLPDEKIQKISDSKNFMEGYQTLRQLGFGILDLAYHTNPEKVGDIKTFEVDETKATNLYPSNPETVMSTSFSHIFQGGYSAGYYSYKWAEVLDADAFQYFKENGIFNPEIAAKYKILLSSGGTKDPMELYKNFRGSEPKVESLLKRAFG; this is translated from the coding sequence ATGAACAATCCCCTTTTACAAAAATTCAACACTCCTTATCATACCGCACCTTTTAACGAGATTAAAGAAGAGCACTATCTTCCCGCATTTCAGGAACTGATTAAAATTTCAGAGAAAGAAATCGACGAGATCGTCAATAATCCAGAGGAACCCACTTTTTCAAACGTGATCGAAGCACTCGCTTTTTCGGGCGAAAAATTGGATGTGGTTTCCAACATTTTCTTTAACCTTAATTCCGCGGAAACCAACGACGAAATACAGAAAATCGCTCAGGAAGTTTCACCGATGCTCACCGAATTTTCAGCGAAGATTTCACAAAACGAAAAACTTTTCGCAAAAATCAAAAAGGTTTATGATGAGTGGAATTCCCCTCCTTTGGAGGGGTGGTCGAGCCAAAGGCGAGATCGGGGTGGTTCTAAAGAATTAACCGAAGAACAGCAAATGCTCCTCAACGAAACCTACAAAGGTTTTGTAAGAAGCGGCGCACTTCTGAACGAAGCTGACAAAGAGCGGTTCAAGGAAATCTCGATTGAACTGTCGAAAAAATCGCTACAGTTTGGGCAAAATGTTCTGGCGGAAACCAACAATTATTTTAAACACATTACCGACGAAAAAGAATTGGCAGGAATTCCCGAACCGATTCTGCAACAATACCGCGAAGAAGCGAAAGAACGAATGCTCGACGGATTTGTGGTGACTTTGCAATATCCAAGTTATATTCCGCTGATGACTTATGCCGAAAACCGTGAGTTGAGGAAAGAACTTGCTTTAGCCAATGGAAAAAAGGGTTTCCAAAATAATGAGTTTGACAACCAGAACCTCATCAAAGAAATCATTAAACTTAAGCAGGAAAAAGCCCAACTTCTCGGCTATCACTCGTTTGCCGATTTTGTTCTGGAAGAAAGAATGGCGAAATCCCCGGTGAAAGTCAACGAATTTCTGAACGAACTTTTGGTAAAGGCAAAACCTTACGCCGAAAAAGAGATTTCGGAATTAAGGCAACTCGCAAAAACCGATGGAATCGAACAAATGGAAAGTTACGACCACGCTTTCTACGCCGAAAAACTTCGCAAACAAAAATTCGACCTGAACGACGAGGAACTGAAACCATATTTCGAACTTGAAAAAGTGCAGGAAGCCGTTTTCAGTTTGGCAAAAAAACTATTCGGACTCGATTTTGTGGAAGTGAGCAATATTCCCAAGTATCATGCGGAGGTGAAAACGTATGAAATTTTTGAAGAACCAAGTAAAAAGAGCCAAGAGCCAAGTGAAAATCCGGCAATCGGTAATCAGCAATTAGCAGAGCCGAAAGCCGAAAGCCGTTTGCTGAAAGCAATTTTATACGTCGACTACCATCCACGAAAAGGAAAACGCGCAGGAGCTTGGATGACGAGTTTTAAAAACCAATTTAAGAAAGATGGCGAAAATTCCCGACCGCATATTTCGGTGGTGTGCAACTTTTCGAAGCCAACCGCCGATACACCGAGCTTGCTGACTTTCCAGGAAGTAACGACCCTTTTCCACGAATTCGGTCACGCTTTGCACGGAATTTTAGCAGATACCGTTTATCCGAATCTTTCGGGAACTTCGGTGAAATGGGATTTTGTGGAGCTACCTTCGCAGTTTCTCGAGAATTACTGTTACGAACCCGAGTTCTTGAAAACTTTTGCCAAACATTGTCAAACGGGAGAAGTTTTGCCAGATGAAAAAATTCAGAAGATCTCTGATTCCAAAAATTTTATGGAAGGTTACCAAACTTTAAGACAACTCGGTTTTGGAATTCTTGATCTTGCTTACCACACAAATCCTGAAAAAGTTGGCGATATCAAAACCTTTGAAGTAGATGAAACCAAAGCAACAAATCTTTACCCTTCAAATCCTGAAACCGTGATGAGCACGAGCTTTTCACATATTTTTCAGGGTGGCTATTCTGCGGGATATTATTCCTACAAATGGGCAGAAGTTTTGGATGCAGATGCTTTTCAGTACTTTAAGGAAAACGGAATCTTCAACCCAGAAATCGCGGCGAAATACAAAATTTTACTTTCCTCGGGCGGAACGAAAGATCCGATGGAACTGTATAAGAATTTCAGAGGAAGCGAACCGAAAGTGGAGAGTTTGCTGAAACGTGCTTTTGGGTAA
- a CDS encoding aminotransferase class IV has translation MLNPFFTSGEFQAINRAFLSGDAVEVSFFVRNSKLIMAEECYFFLMASMRKMRMNIPLSYTLEFFERLFQENIIDKGIFNGIIRFVAYRNFTEELLSKAEVSYYFDVKKIGDVISLQKDFEMDMIKEINVNTNLLSNIRVHCPENIYAEIYAKENDLDDVILLNPNKRIARSIFGNLLFLEGNLIKIPKQTEGAYISPLMENFVTFVHQRNLAQIVESEMIGFESQKAEEILMVSDTKGISPVTKIRNKTFGKERFSEMINEWKASFQ, from the coding sequence ATTTTGAATCCATTTTTTACTTCTGGTGAATTTCAGGCGATAAACAGGGCGTTTCTTTCGGGTGACGCGGTGGAAGTTTCGTTCTTTGTGCGCAACTCGAAACTGATCATGGCGGAAGAATGCTATTTTTTCCTAATGGCATCGATGCGGAAGATGCGAATGAACATTCCGCTGAGTTATACGCTGGAATTTTTCGAGCGGCTTTTTCAGGAAAACATCATTGATAAAGGGATTTTCAATGGAATTATCCGTTTTGTCGCGTATCGGAATTTTACAGAGGAATTGCTTTCCAAAGCTGAAGTTTCGTATTATTTTGATGTCAAAAAAATTGGCGATGTGATTTCACTACAGAAAGATTTTGAAATGGATATGATCAAGGAAATCAATGTGAACACCAATTTGCTGAGCAATATCCGCGTTCACTGTCCCGAAAATATTTATGCGGAAATCTATGCGAAAGAAAATGATCTGGATGATGTAATCCTACTGAATCCCAACAAAAGAATCGCGAGAAGTATTTTTGGAAACCTTCTTTTTCTCGAAGGAAATCTGATTAAAATCCCAAAACAAACGGAAGGTGCCTATATTTCTCCATTGATGGAAAACTTTGTGACTTTCGTACATCAGCGAAACCTTGCGCAGATTGTGGAAAGCGAGATGATCGGTTTCGAATCGCAGAAAGCGGAGGAAATCCTGATGGTTTCTGACACGAAGGGAATTTCACCAGTTACCAAAATCAGAAACAAAACTTTTGGAAAGGAAAGGTTTTCGGAGATGATTAATGAGTGGAAAGCAAGTTTTCAATAA